ACCCTGCCGACGACGCTGCCGTCCGTACCGGGCAAGCCGTCGCTCCCGACCACGAAGCCTTCGCTGCCCGGCAAGCCCTCGCTGCCGAAGGTGTCCGTCCCGACCGGGAAGCCGTCCCTGCCGGGCAAGCCTTCCCTCCCGCTGCCGACGGCCAAGCCGTCGCTGCCGAACCTTCCCTCCCTGCCCACCGAGCGGCCCACTGGGCTGCCGACTCATCGGTAGTCGTCCCTCCCCTTCACACCGATGACACCGTCGGCCGGCCCGCGGGCGGAACGGGTCGGCCGCCGGTGGGGCCACAACGTCAGCTCCGTGCCCGAAACACGGATCTGTTGTGGCCGCAGTTGATGTACACCGAGATCAACTGCGGCCCCCACCGGCGAGTGGGGCCTCGGGGGCCCTACTCGCCGGTGGTCCCGTCCGCCAGCTCCCGTACGACGTCCAACTGGCCCGTGTGCCGCGCGTACTCCTGCAGCACGTGGAACAAGATCCACCCCAGCGTCGGCTTCACGTCGTCGGCCCCGAACCGCCCGCCCTCCTTGGACCGCATACCGAGCGCGCCGACGCCGACCACACCGACGCCCTGAACAGCAGCCGCCTCAGCCCGGACGACTCCGGTGACGATCTCCCGGGTCCGCTCCCCGCCCTCCCGCAGCGCGGCCAGCAGGCCTTCGAGCGTGTCGCCCTCCTCGAGCCGCCAGCGCTCGTCGGCGTCGCTGTCACCCCACGGCTGCTCGACCTGCTCCGCTGTGAATCCCCAGCGAAGCCAGCGCCGTTCCATGAACACCAGATGCTTCAGCAGCTCCAGCGGCGTCCACCCCGACGGCAGTTGGCTCGTCCGCAACTCCTGGCCGGACAGGCCTTCGAGCTTGCGCCGTACGGTCTCGCGGTAGAAGTCGAGCCACGCCAGCGGGAGCTCGACCGGATCGCCGAGACGTTCGTCGGGCAGCATCAGGACAGCTCCTTGAGGTACTCGGCCGTCGCGTCGTCCGCGGGGAAGAACTGCTCGATCATCAGCTCCGACACCGTCACGTCCAACGGCGTACCGAACGTCGCGATCGTGGTCAGCAGCGACAGCTCCCGGTCGCCGCGCCGCAGCTTCATCGGTACGACGACCTCCGGCGTCGGCGCGGCCGGGAACCGGTCGCCGCCCGGGACGGCGTACCCGCGCAGTTCGTCGTACAGGTCCTGGAGCTCGGGATCGGCGGTGCTCGCGATCTGGCGCTGCAGCGTGCTCAGCGCGCTCGCGCGGATCTCGGCGAGGTTGGTGATCCGGCCGCCGAGCGCGTCCGGGTGCAGGGTGAGGCGGAGCGCGTTGATCGGTGCCGCGAGCAACTCGGGCGCGACCCCCTCGGTGAACAGCGCGGCAGCGGCGTTGGTCTCGACGATGTTCCACCAACGGTCGACCACCAGCGCCGGGAACGGTTCATGGGCCTTGAGCAACCGGCGCAGCGTCTCGCGGATCGCCATCATCGCCGGTGAGTGCAACGAGGCCTCGCTGAAGACCGGCGCGTAACCGCCGGCGAGCAGCAACTGGTTGCGATCCCGCAGCGGCACGTCGAGATGCTCGGCCAGCCGCAACACCATCTCGCGACTCGGCTTCGACCGCCCGTTCTCGACGAAGCTCACGTGGCGGGTGGACACCTCGACCTGATTGGCCAGATCGAGCTGGCTGAGCCGCCGCCGCTCCCGCCAGCCCCGCAACAACTCCCCCACCGGCCGCTGAAACGTCTCCTCGGCGATCATCGTCATGCCTCGACGGTAGCCGTCCAGGTGATCACCGGCATGACCTCCGACGTCATGGCCGGATCACGGGTCCCGGCGGCAAGGTTCTGGTCAACCGATCCTGAGGAGGACACGATGACCCTGGCCGAGCAGTACTTCGCCATCTGGAACGAGACCGATGCCGAGCAGCGGGCCCGGCTGATCGAGAAGACCTGGGCGCCCGACGGCACCTTCGTCGACCCGAGCTTGGAGGCCACCGGGTACGCCGAACTGAGCGCGATGGTGGGCACCGCGCAGGGCCTGTTCCCGGGCCTGCGGTTTGCTGTCACCGGCGACGTCGACGAGCACCACGACCACCTGCGCTGGACTTGGGAGCTGGCCGCCGACGGCCAGCCGGCCGTTGCCGGAGGCACCGACATCGTCACCGTCAC
The Kribbella italica DNA segment above includes these coding regions:
- a CDS encoding helix-turn-helix domain-containing protein — its product is MTMIAEETFQRPVGELLRGWRERRRLSQLDLANQVEVSTRHVSFVENGRSKPSREMVLRLAEHLDVPLRDRNQLLLAGGYAPVFSEASLHSPAMMAIRETLRRLLKAHEPFPALVVDRWWNIVETNAAAALFTEGVAPELLAAPINALRLTLHPDALGGRITNLAEIRASALSTLQRQIASTADPELQDLYDELRGYAVPGGDRFPAAPTPEVVVPMKLRRGDRELSLLTTIATFGTPLDVTVSELMIEQFFPADDATAEYLKELS
- a CDS encoding nuclear transport factor 2 family protein; the encoded protein is MTSDVMAGSRVPAARFWSTDPEEDTMTLAEQYFAIWNETDAEQRARLIEKTWAPDGTFVDPSLEATGYAELSAMVGTAQGLFPGLRFAVTGDVDEHHDHLRWTWELAADGQPAVAGGTDIVTVTADGRISSVVGFLDFAPAH
- a CDS encoding DinB family protein, whose amino-acid sequence is MLPDERLGDPVELPLAWLDFYRETVRRKLEGLSGQELRTSQLPSGWTPLELLKHLVFMERRWLRWGFTAEQVEQPWGDSDADERWRLEEGDTLEGLLAALREGGERTREIVTGVVRAEAAAVQGVGVVGVGALGMRSKEGGRFGADDVKPTLGWILFHVLQEYARHTGQLDVVRELADGTTGE